The following proteins are encoded in a genomic region of Salvelinus namaycush isolate Seneca chromosome 12, SaNama_1.0, whole genome shotgun sequence:
- the LOC120056707 gene encoding protocadherin beta-16-like has translation MEYRGFSFAASLLGLALFLFLLHTSYGDVTYSVLEEMKRGSVVGNIAKDLGLDAKRLMYRKARLDVQGSSKRYCEVNLNTGDMVIAEVIDREQLCGRRISCTLKYEMVLENPLELHNIILQVQDINDNSPLFGEDRVTFDIRESAVKGARFSVNPAHDADIGLNAVQSYTLQRNDHFSLAVHTNPGSEKYGELVLDTELDREQKQEVTLILTAVDGGTPQRSGTVIIHVTVLDANDNKPVFSENVYKVSVPENAPIGSLVVTVTAIDADEGANGEVTYGFGPISEELNKLFSLDPKTGDIRIAGQMDFEEESIHELPIKAKDGSGLTSFAKIFIEITDVNDNAPVISLKSLTNPIPENVLPGREVGIINVQDKDSGGNRQVRCSIQQNVPFKLNPSIKNYYSLITTSELDREIISDYNITITATDEGTPPLSSSKIINLSVSDVNDNPPVFEEQSYSAYVTENNKPGSSMCSVTARDPDWRQNGTVVYSLLSSEVNGVPVSSFLSINGDTGVIHAVRAFDYEQFRSFKVHVVARDNGSPPLSHNVTVSVFITDENDNSPQILYPAPAGNSLMTEMVPKAALAGSLVSKVIAVDADSGQNAWLSYQIVKSTDPGLFTIGLHSGEMRAQRDISESDSMKQNLVISVKDNGQPSLSTTCDVYLLISDNLAEVPELKDMTYEDSSKLTSYLIIALVSVSTFFLTFIILILAVRFCRSRKPRMLFDGAVAIPSAYFPPNYAEVDGAGTLRSSYNYDAYLTTGSRTSDFKFARSYNDNTLPADQTLKRSPTKLLEGMDSDVTITLP, from the exons ATGGAATACAGGGGATTCTCGTTCGCTGCCTCATTGCTCGGCCTGGCTTTGTTTCTTTTCCTGCTGCACACCAGCTATGGAGACGTTACCTATTCTGTTCTGGAGGAGATGAAACGCGGATCTGTTGTCGGAAATATAGCCAAGGATCTGGGACTGGATGCAAAACGACTCATGTATCGGAAAGCTCGTTTAGATGTTCAAGGTAGCAGCAAGCGCTATTGTGAAGTCAATCTGAATACTGGGGATATGGTCATCGCTGAAGTAATAGACAGGGAGCAGCTTTGTGGTAGGAGGATTTCATGCACCTTAAAATACGAGATGGTTCTGGAAAACCCTTTAGAATTACATAACATAATCTTACAGGTACAAGATATTAATGACAATAGCCCACTATTTGGGGAAGATCGCGTTACGTTTGATATCAGAGAGTCAGCCGTTAAAGGCGCTCGATTTTCGGTGAATCCGGCTCATGATGCAGATATAGGACTGAACGCTGTTCAAAGCTACACACTACAAAGGAACGACCATTTTAGCCTGGCTGTTCATACCAACCCAGGTTCTGAAAAGTATGGTGAGCTAGTGTTAGACACAGAGTTAGATCGAGAACAAAAGCAGGAGGTGACATTAATACTTACTGCGGTTGACGGTGGGACTCCACAGAGATCTGGTACTGTAATCATACACGTCACAGTGTTGGATGCGAACGATAATAAACCAGTGTTTAGCGAAAATGTCTATAAGGTCAGTGTACCAGAAAATGCTCCAATAGGTTCATTAGTTGTTACTGTAACAGCCATCGATGCAGACGAGGGGGCAAATGGGGAAGTGACGTACGGATTTGGCCCAATCTCAGAAGAATTAAATAAATTATTTTCTCTTGACCCTAAAACGGGAGACATCAGGATAGCAGGACAGATGGATTTTGAAGAAGAATCAATTCATGAATTGCCTATCAAAGCCAAAGATGGCTCGGGATTGACTTCCTTTGCCAAAATATTCATAGAAATTACAGATGTTAATGACAATGCACCAGTGATATCTCTTAAATCCTTGACCAATCCCATCCCTGAGAATGTGTTACCTGGCAGAGAGGTGgggatcattaatgtacaggatAAAGATTCAGGGGGAAATAGACAGGTCCGCTGCTCCATTCAACAAAATGTTCCATTCAAACTAAACCCGTCTATCAAAAACTATTATTCTCTGATAACAACTAGTGAATTAGACCGAGAGATCATTTCAGATTACAACATAACTATCACTGCCACTGACGAGGGGACTCCACCCTTATCCTCCTCAAAGATCATTAATTTATCTGTGTCAGACGTGAACGACAACCCACCTGTGTTTGAAGAACAATCCTACAGCGCCTATGTGACTGAAAATAACAAACCTGGCTCCTCTATGTGTTCTGTTACTGCCAGAGACCCAGACTGGAGACAGAACGGCACAGTAGTCTATTCTCTATTGTCCAGTGAGGTCAACGGTGTTCCGGTGTCCTCATTTTTATCCATCAACGGAGACACGGGGGTGATCCATGCTGTGAGAGCATTTGATTATGAGCAGTTTAGGAGCTTCAAAGTCCACGTTGTAGCCAGAGACAATGGTTCTCCTCCACTCAGCCATAACGTGACAGTGAGTGTCTTCATAACAGATGAGAATGATAACTCTCCCCAGATATTATACCCTGCTCCAGCAGGGAACTCCTTGATGACTGAGATGGTCCCCAAAGCTGCTCTGGCGGGGTCACTGGTTTCCAAGGTGATAGCTGTGGATGCTGACTCTGGACAGAATGCTTGGCTGTCATATCAGATCGTGAAATCGACTGATCCGGGACTTTTCACTATTGGTCTCCACAGCGGAGAAATGAGGGCACAGCGGGACATTTCTGAATCTGACAGTATGAAGCagaaccttgttatatcagtgAAAGATAACggacagccctctctctctacaacctgtGATGTATATTTACTCATATCAGATAACTTGGCTGAAGTTCCAGAACTGAAGGACATGACTTATGAGGATAGTTCCAAACTAACTTCCTATTTGATCATCGCACTGGTCTCTGTGTCGACCTTTTTCCTGACTTTCATTATTCTCATCCTGGCCGTGAGGTTCTGCCGCAGTAGAAAGCCTAGAATGTTGTTTGATGGAGCAGTCGCCATTCCCAGCGCGTATTTTCCTCCCAACTATGCAGAGGTGGATGGAGCTGGAACTCTCCGTAGTTCTTATAATTATGATGCATACCTGACAACGGGCTCACGCACCAGTGACTTCAAGTTTGCCAGATCTTACAATGACAACACGCTGCCTGCTGATCAGACATTGAAGAGAAGCCCAACTAAGTTATTGGAAGGGA TGGACAGCGACGTAACCATCACTTTACCTTAG
- the LOC120056705 gene encoding protocadherin gamma-A11-like: MGYIGFTVSAFVLHLAFVLSQIRISNGDMTYSIPEEMKRGSVVGNIAKDLGLDAKRLSARKARLEEDGTKHFCDINLNSGDLVVAERIDREQLCGPRISCGLKYEMVLESPLELHRISLQIQDVNDNSPQFADDVIKLEIRESAHKGERFPINEAHDADIGQNAVQSYSLQRNDHFVLNVHTNRDGGKYGELVLEKELDREQKQEVTLLLTAVDGGTPQRSGTVVIHVTVLDANDNIPVFSQDVYKVSLPENSPLGTIVATVRATDADEGANGEVTYDLGRISDELNNLFQLDSKTGVINLSGPIDYEEQPIYELRVLAKDGAGLVSYTKVLIDITDVNDNAPVILIKTLTNQIPENVLPGTEVGIINVQDKDSEGNRQVRCSIQQNVPFKLNPSIKNYYSLITTGELDREIISDYNITITATDEGSPPLSSSKTINLSVSDVNDNPPVFDEQSYSAYVTENNKPGSSMCSVTARDPDWRQNGTVVYSLLPSEINGVPVSSFVSINGATGVIHAVRAFDYEQFRSFKVHVVARDNGSPPLSSNVTVSVFITDENDNSPQILYPAPAGNSLMTEIVPKAVLARSLVSKVIAVDADSGQNAWLSYHIVKSIDPGLFTIGLHSGEITAQRDISESDSMKQNLVISVKDNGQPSLSTTCDVYLLISDNLAEVPELKDMTYEDSSKLTSYLIIALVSVSTFFLTFIILILAVRFCRSRKPRMLFDGAVAIPSAYFPPNYAEVDGAGTLRSSYNYDAYLTTGSRTSDFKFARSYNDNTLPADQTLKKNLNEPFGENIITLNTLGESESFD; encoded by the exons ATGGGCTACATTGGATTTACAGTTTCAGCTTTTGTCCTCCATCTGGCTTTTGTTCTATCCCAAATACGCATCAGCAATGGCGATATGACCTATTCCATTCCAGAGGAGATGAAACGCGGATCTGTGGTCGGAAATATAGCAAAGGATCTTGGGTTGGATGCTAAGAGACTGTCGGCTCGAAAAGCTCGTTTAGAAGAGGATGGAACTAAACACTTCTGTGACATTAACCTGAATTCGGGAGATCTTGTTGTCGCTGAAAGAATTGATAGGGAGCAGCTTTGCGGTCCGAGGATTTCATGTGGGCTAAAGTATGAAATGGTTCTTGAAAGTCCTTTAGAATTGCATCGCATATCTCTACAGATTCAGGATGTGAACGATAATTCACCACAGTTTGCAGATGATGTTATCAAATTGGAAATAAGGGAATCAGCTCATAAAGGTGAACGTTTCCCCATTAATGAGGCCCACGATGCAGATATAGGTCAGAATGCAGTTCAAAGCTACTCTTTGCAAAGGAATGACCATTTTGTCTTGAATGTTCATACTAATCGAGATGGAGGTAAATACGGTGAGTTAGTGTTAGAAAAGGAGCTGGACCGAGAACAAAAGCAGGAGGTGACGTTGTTACTTACGGCTGTTGATGGTGGGACCCCACAGAGATCTGGTACTGTAGTTATACACGTTACTGTGTTGGATGCTAACGATAATATTCCAGTATTTAGCCAGGACGTGTATAAGGTCAGTCTACCAGAAAATTCTCCTTTGGGCACCATAGTAGCTACAGTCCGCGCAACTGATGCAGACGAGGGAGCAAATGGCGAGGTAACATATGATCTAGGTCGAATTTCTGATGAGTTGAATAATTTGTTTCAACTCGATAGTAAAACTGGGGTTATAAATCTGTCTGGACCGATTGATTATGAGGAGCAGCCCATTTATGAGCTGCGTGTCCTCGCCAAAGATGGTGCAGGTTTGGTGTCATACACAAAAGTACTGATAGATATTACTGACGTAAACGACAACGCACCAGTGATATTAATAAAAACTCTGACCAATCAAATTCCCGAGAATGTGTTACCTGGTACAGAGGTGGGCATCATTAATGTACAGGATAAAGATTCGGAGGGAAATAGACAGGTCCGCTGCTCCATTCAACAAAATGTTCCATTCAAATTAAACCCCTCAATCAAAAACTACTATTCTCTGATAACAACAGGTGAACTAGACCGTGAGATAATATCAGATTATAACATAACTATCACTGCCACTGACGAGgggtctccacctttatcctcctCAAAGACTATTAATTTATCTGTGTCAGACGTGAACGACAACCCTCCTGTTTTTGACGAACAATCCTACAGCGCCTATGTGACTGAAAATAACAAGCCTGGCTCCTCTATGTGTTCTGTTACTGCCAGAGACCCAGACTGGAGACAGAACGGTACGGTGGTCTATTCTCTATTGCCCAGTGAGATAAATGGTGTTCCGGTGTCCTCATTTGTATCCATTAACGGAGCCACGGGGGTGATCCATGCTGTGAGAGCATTTGATTATGAGCAGTTTAGGAGCTTCAAAGTCCACGTTGTAGCCAGAGACAATGGTTCTCCTCCACTCAGCAGTAACGTGACAGTGAGTGTCTTCATAACAGATGAGAATGATAACTCTCCCCAGATATTATACCCTGCTCCAGCAGGGAACTCCTTGATGACTGAGATAGTCCCCAAAGCTGTTCTGGCGAGGTCCCTGGTTTCCAAGGTGATAGCTGTGGATGCTGACTCTGGACAAAACGCGTGGCTTTCATATCACATCGTGAAATCGATTGATCCGGGACTTTTCACTATTGGTCTCCACAGTGGAGAGATCACCGCACAGCGGGACATTTCTGAATCTGACAGTATGAAGCagaaccttgttatatcagtgAAAGATAACggacagccctctctctctacaacctgtGATGTATATTTACTCATATCAGATAACTTGGCTGAAGTTCCAGAACTGAAAGACATGACCTATGAGGATAGTTCCAAACTAACTTCCTATTTGATCATCGCACTGGTCTCTGTCTCCACCTTTTTCCTGACTTTCATTATTCTCATCCTGGCCGTGAGGTTCTGCCGCAGTAGAAAGCCTAGAATGTTGTTTGATGGAGCAGTCGCCATTCCCAGCGCGTATTTCCCTCCCAACTATGCAGAGGTGGATGGAGCTGGAACTCTCCGTAGTTCTTACAATTATGACGCATACCTGACAACGGGCTCACGCACCAGTGATTTCAAGTTTGCCAGATCTTACAATGACAACACGCTGCCTGCTGACCAGACACTGAAGAAGAACCTAAATGAACCTTTTGGAGAAAATATAATCACGCTCAACACCTTGGGGGAGAGCGAG TCATTTGATTAA